The Plasmodium falciparum 3D7 genome assembly, chromosome: 12 genome contains the following window.
gtaaaataaaaattataagtatatataagttTTTAATACTTATGCCTATTTTTAAGttttacatatacatttttttttaaataattttatgtagtgttatatattttatacatatatgttgaaagtatataatatatgtatttatttatttatttaatttttttttttttttttttttttttttttgggataatatgaaaatttatttccgtaaaatatatatatatatatatatataaatttcacAATGTTAGCATTAAAGAGCAATATAAGTGTAACTGTCCATTAATCATACAATATTACATTATTGTTTTAAAATGAAATCATTTGATGAAAAGGATagatgaataaaatatagaatATTTCAAAATTGTCTACATATGATAACTATCTTTTTCTTgttctttataatataattcatttattattcttttaaattatatattattattttcttctttactTAATAATTTACAACATAACGCGCAAATAGCTACATTTTTGTGACCAagtttacaaaaaaaaaaaaaaaaaaatttacgtaaatatataatatatatgtccaTATTCtcaatacaaaaaaaaaaaaaaaaaaaacttctCGCATATAAGAaagaacagaaaaaaaaaaaaaaaaaaaaaaaaaaagctaaTAGACAGctaaaatgttttaaaatcaggtattttttttttttttttaagaagcATAGCTATTTTGTATTTGTTCTAAATACAacacaaaaatataagaattattttaattttaataacaaaataatatatatttctttgtttttatgaaaatataaatcttttataatatacattttgaAAAACATtttcaaaatgaaaaaaaaaaaaacaaaaaacaaaaagacctacatatataaatatttaactatatatatatatatatatatatatatataggacaTATTTACAGATTATACACAaccttaaaatttttatataataaattttacgAATATGTATTTAGATTATaactatataaatttattttattaaaaaagctTAAtagttttttatttatacaaataaaagaacaaaacaaaaaataaagataattataattatacgtGTTATTCaaagaataattttaatCATAACGTcgttacattttttttttttttttttttctctcttttttcaaatggaaaaaatattattctatacgttaatattattattatgatgcaATTCAATAATAAGCTTATATAGAACAGTCATTGATTTCCACATATTCACCAGAAGAACACTGTATAAATTCAatacattcatatatatattttttcatataattaaaagTAGAAAGAATGAATGATCAAAATggacatattatttttttaggtTCACGTATTGtgcaaataattatttatatatatatataataagttatgtatttttttcaattttaattctataaaaaaaaaaaaaaatcctaATTAAGAATAGTCCCTTACTGTTTTAAAGTATATTtcctttattaatataatataaaatattatgtgtaaattaaaaaatattaatatatgttcttaattatatattaccgaatatatataaatacatatattaatatatataagtttatttaatattaaataaattattaaaaatataaaatttataaaaaatgtttttttttttaattattaaagaatatattatatatatatatatatatatatatatatttaatataattattttcttatttatttatataaaaaaagaaaattatataaaataactcttaatataatttttttatacgtatattaattttatattacataatatactgaataaatattattaatatatatatgttttatatatgtaatacattacattttatatataataaatatatttaatataaactTTTCCCTTCATTCAACAGTTTTAATTATTTgccttaaaatatatttttataaatgcataagaacaaaaaaaaaaaaaaaaaaaaatttataatattgatattatatgatataagtttatttttttcagtataataaaatataagaaaacaatcctaaatataatttatacaataataaaaaatgtacaatctttttataaatatgtcaatttagaaaattaaaatattaatgaataagagaaaaaaaaaaaaaaaagcaaaagaATGAAAGggtttaataaatatataaaaagcaagaccttttaaaaaaaaaatataaaaaaaaaaaatgtaaaaatatttgttatggattcatacatatataattatatgttagCGAGCCAAaggaattataaaaaaaaatatataattcttttacaatttttaattcatcttataataaatgtatattacaaaatatacaaaatgaaacatatatattaatgatatatatatatatatatatatatatatatatatatttcaaaattttaataattaaataattcaataattttatataaaatatatattataaaaaagaagagtgTTGTAAAGAGTTCAATATATTGTTTAAAACGATGAATACATTTCTGATGTCATTATATTagctattaatatatatatatatatatgtacatatattttctttttgttgtATGTAAAACATTTTTAGTGAGTTTGTTGTGCACTGAAAAAATTacaattcatatattatatattataaatataatattcataatattacacaacatatgaataatatttgatttataatcatattaagGGTACATATgtgtaaatatttataaataatggaTTTACTAAAAGGgtataatgattataatgaaTCAGATATAGAACGTGAAGATGAATCAAAGGAAATTTCTtccaataaaaatgatgatacagaatatattgaaaatgaagaaaaaaatgataaagaccaaaataattatgatttaataaatatacgtCCTATTAATACATTAAATTGTGCTCCTGATATAAATACGTATGATTTGGAAATAAAATGTTACAAAGAGAAATTtcaaaatattgaaaaaaaaattatgtttgATAATCCTgaatttcataatattttgaacAGGCCTCAACAAGGACCGAGTATAAATGAACATTAcaactttttaaaaaatgaaaataaaaatcattaTAATGGTAGTATTGAAACTACATtcgtaaataaaaatatatttgattatCAATATAATCAATTTAATGTAACGGGAATTGCTGAAAACCCtgctttaaaaaattattataaaaataattatgctAATTATTTAGtagcaaaaaatataaatgaaagaAAGAATATGCATGAAgatttaaattttaaaaaacataaaaagaaaagatccaaaaataatgatgacaatatgttagataaatataaaggacCATGggaagaaaaagaaacaaataaaaaagaacagAATGAAGAAAAGCAAGACttattaaatgataataaaaaagtaaagactgataatgatgataataatgataaaaaaataaataaatatatattaaccaAGTTAGAAGCATGTGCTTATGAAGAAgcaattaaaaataatgttataaaggaaaagaatactttatataatgataaaattatttcAACATTACATTTGAATGAAGAGttagatgatgatgataacaatatGGGATTTTATAATAAGTCGTGGTTTCAATTACCAGCTGAATATAAAGAAAGAGATTTCATGATAGAAGAAAATTTCCCaccaaaaaaagaaatccATACATATAAAGGCCATAAAATGGGGGTACAGAAAATTAGATTTTTTCCAAAATATGGAAATTATCTTTTATCCGCTTCTTTAGATAATACATTAAAATTATGGAGTGTATATAAATCCAAAAGTTGTATAAGAACATATAAAGGTCACTTTAAGGGGGTAAAAGATGTTTTGTTTGATAATGATGGTTCCAGTTTTTTAAGTTGtagttatgataataatgtaatTTATTGGGATACAGaatatggaaaaataaaaggaatatataatcaaaaaaaaacgCCTTATTGTTTGTGTTTGAATCCAGATGATACAAATACATTCTTAGTTGGAGGGgctaataataaaatatgtcaTATCGATTTTAGAACAGGAAATATTGAATTAGAATATAATGAACATTTACAAGCAATAAATACAATTACCTTatgtgaaaataataaaaaattaattagtACATcagatgataaaaaaatttttatttgggAATATGGGTTACCTGTAGtagttaaatatatatcagaTGCATCCATGTTTTCAATAACATCTGTTTCTGTACATCCaagtaataatttttttttatgtcaaTCTATGAATAATGTAATAACTGTTTATGAAGCTACAGGCAAATTTAGATTGTTTTCCAAAAAAACTTTTAAAGGTCATCACAATATTGGGTACTCAATTAATGTATCTTGTAGTAATGATGGAAAATATGTAATAAGTGGAGATAGCAATGGAGGATTATTTATCTGGAACTGGAAAAAAATGgtgaattttaaaaatataaaagcaCATAAAAATGTATGTATTGATTGTGTTTGGCATCCATTTAAAACATCAATGTTGGCCACAGCTAGTTGGGATGGAACAATTAAATTATGGGAATAATAAAGGTcatgaaaaatgaaatatatacttatatgtgtatttattgtttttaacACTTTAATCTATTCTTCATACATTATGTTAACTTATAtgctttttatattaattttatttttattccattcaattttttcatttctttcttttatttattttttttttttttttgttgttgttttaattatatatttcaattctgattttatttaatgtattatattttctaattaataaaatgaaattaaaaatatagtacattttatattatgtacttttttttttttttttttttaacattttttgtaaacttattttctaaaataatttttaattcataATCAATATTTTACTTCGttaaaaaatgagaaaacaTAAAagtacaaaaagaaaaaaaaaatatatatatatgtatatatatatgtatatataataaaacaaattaatagACATACAAGTaaaattcttaaaaaaaaatatatatattaattaaatgtgattaacaaaaatgttgttgattatataattcaatatatatatatatatatatatatatatatatatgtataatatcacacctttgtaaaaatattcaatCTCAATTAAAGACATAATAGCATAATACttcaaaattttaataatagcAAAATGATGTAAATACAATTTCTTttcatatgttttattttttcatattctttaatatatccataattatataaaggataatggatattcattttgttatgttctttattatttttttgtaaaaatttcttttaaatatattctttcttCTTATACATAAGGACCACCCTtttaataatcatattattattatatgtgaaTTTATTAGGTAATAATGTGTTGTCCTTCTTATCATTATTCAAGTGAGACGTTATAGGGGAATTGTCTAAATAGTAATAATCTTTTTGcttaaaaattttcattatgtttcataagaagaaaaaaaaaaaaaatttatatatccataaatataaaggagaattaaataaaatataatacaatataatgtaatataatatttgtatatagaaataaaagatatatctTTACTATAATACTAATATAGCTAATATttgaaattttatattattaatattcatatcattatttgGAAATCAATTAGtgggaatataaaaatgtttattaataaatttgttatttcatattaaatttaaatttcttttcttataGTTATACAACCTTTTAATACTGTcgtcataatttatattatattatatttgatatatgtTTTACCTTTTAAATTTGcactcttttttttttttttacttcatttttttctttacctTTCACTCGTTTATTATTACGAAACCATGTTTCATGGttattaaatgtattaattaaaaaaaatacacattattattatttataatatttttatctttatctttatttttactagtttcatttttatgctttcattttatattattctccATATCTTAAATATCAACTTCATCAAATGAAGAACAATATTATGTTACTACATATAAAATGTgctatttccttttttttttttttttttttttttcccatacttattattttctattatGTTAAAATTTTGTTTATGATATTTTGTCAAAGTTTCATATAAATTcatgtaattatttttatttacaaataCCCCTATGtctttatttgtatatttaaatacatatattatataataaaaaaaaaaaaaaaaaaaaaaaaaaaaaaacatttgaAAGGAATTATAAAATTCATACCTTTCAATATAACTGTATTGATTTGTGTTACtaaattgaaatatataattcaaatgAAACAtacttaaataaatatttgtttcttcaatatatataaaaatatcctttatataattatttaaactatacatatatatatatatatatatataattttgtctAGTATACTTTTTTatctcttcttttttatttaatgatgtttttttctctttaacTTTAtcactactattattatttttatgaagctcctatagttatatatttcttcatttgtattaaaattataatatacccCCTTTCATCGTTTAATAACAaatttgtaataaataatgatttttGAATACtacaaaaagataataaagaaatattatttaatataaaaattacattGTTTAGAGTTATGGAgtctattatttttattttttatatatttattatttaactCATTATtagttattattaattataacgtattatatatattgaattcAATTAGTTcaactttaattttttttttcttatttttactttttctaattttttttttttttttttagttgtATTCTTAATTACAATATTCAttgtttgaaaaaaaaataatctttCATTGTAATATCATGGATATAAATATgggtatatatttatttgtttaatttttttcttttttaaaggTTATTAAAATGAAGGTGTAatattcaatattttttattttccttcaTTTCAATACACAAGTACGTATATGGTTATATTGTAACATGTGGAAttaaatcataaaaattgATAGCTTTACTacgatataatataaatgtttaatatgtatttaaatataagtgTTATGAaatatgtacacatatattatatatataattatatatttttttttttaatttcccattttaaaataaatatatttccttgttcaatatatatatatatatatattaacttgtttattttttatttaatattttattttatttaatttttatttattttttttttttatttcatatttaatttttttatatttttttgttttttaattttcttttttttagtatgatttattaaaaatgcaACCCTTgttttgtataaatatatgtatattttttttttaaacttcaaatatgttcatttttatttgttattttttgtatatatctGTTTTTTTTCGTGTaataagtaaataaataaataaatataaatatatatatatttatatatattgagtttattaaaatttttttgtgttCTTGTTtatgaaacatataaatgatattGTGATAATAtcttaatattaattaattaatgtcaccataatattttaatatatatatatatatcttctttttttttttttttaaatatacttCTCAATGATTTTATAAGCATGGATGATTCATCTTCATTAAATaggaaattatattttttaaatctaGACAAAGAAATAGGAGCTGGGGGAAGTGAAACAAAtagtgatgatgatgataataataaactaATAAATTActttaacataaaaaaaacaaatgacctatatttaaaatcaaacaaaaaaaataacaaacaaTGTATTCTCAAGGATTTACATTTTAATGgtgattatttaattaaaaagaaacaaacaaaaaaaatccaaaaaaaaaatgggcATTTTGTTTTAcctaataaatatgattatatcttaaagaaaaaatcagACATTTTCCATACGGACGAATTTATATCAAAAAGgtaaattgaaaaaaaaaatatatatatatatatatatatatttatatttatatatatttatttatttatatatatatttgtatttatttatttatttattattattatttttttttttttttgttctccCTTCAGCTATCATTTGAATAATGTGCACGATATTTATTACTCATACAAAGAAGAATCTGATCTGTGCGATATTCTCATCAAAAGATATAAGGAGAACTTATATGTAACTACCTTTAACAACATGCTAATACTTATAAACCCCACAGATAACGTGATggcattttataaattattgttTAAGccaaacaataaaaataattatattataaatacctTTGTTCGTTTTTTTCTGGAAAAGAAATTACAAGAAACAACAGTAGAGTACCAAGAAGTAAATGATAGTGAGGATTTAACAAACTCAAGTTTAGATTAtgaaaaggaagaaaataaatctGATTATAGTtctaatgaaataaaaaatgcaataaattatattaataaaaaacataatataacaaTCAATAAtcaatttaattttaatcaaataaaaaaaaaaagaaaaaaaaaaaaactagtTGATATTAAAAAGGATTTATGCATTAAAAGTAATCAGGAATTCGTTCAAATGAACACAAATGtgttgaaaaaaaatgtaataaattttaatatgctctataatattaatgctttttttaatgagaaagaagaaaattatgaagaaaataaatcaaatcataaagaaaacatatattCTTCACACGTagaaatgaataattataatacacATGTTAATGTATATCCTAACAGTTTTGAAAAAGCAACCAGTGAAACGTCCtacaaattaaaaacatataatgaacaaaataaattattatttatatatggtgAAAATTATAGTAATCagaatgtaataaataaatatattttcaaacatataattaaaaaataccaAGAACAAGAAGATATACATACTTCAAttaaacacaaaaaaaaaaaaaaaaaaaatttatatgatttatataaaagaattatgaatatacttaaattattttataatgaagattgttataattttataattcatttttctgATAACCAAGAAGTGGTATCTTTTAACATAATCCCATTTAT
Protein-coding sequences here:
- a CDS encoding pre-mRNA-processing factor 17, putative; its protein translation is MDLLKGYNDYNESDIEREDESKEISSNKNDDTEYIENEEKNDKDQNNYDLINIRPINTLNCAPDINTYDLEIKCYKEKFQNIEKKIMFDNPEFHNILNRPQQGPSINEHYNFLKNENKNHYNGSIETTFVNKNIFDYQYNQFNVTGIAENPALKNYYKNNYANYLVAKNINERKNMHEDLNFKKHKKKRSKNNDDNMLDKYKGPWEEKETNKKEQNEEKQDLLNDNKKVKTDNDDNNDKKINKYILTKLEACAYEEAIKNNVIKEKNTLYNDKIISTLHLNEELDDDDNNMGFYNKSWFQLPAEYKERDFMIEENFPPKKEIHTYKGHKMGVQKIRFFPKYGNYLLSASLDNTLKLWSVYKSKSCIRTYKGHFKGVKDVLFDNDGSSFLSCSYDNNVIYWDTEYGKIKGIYNQKKTPYCLCLNPDDTNTFLVGGANNKICHIDFRTGNIELEYNEHLQAINTITLCENNKKLISTSDDKKIFIWEYGLPVVVKYISDASMFSITSVSVHPSNNFFLCQSMNNVITVYEATGKFRLFSKKTFKGHHNIGYSINVSCSNDGKYVISGDSNGGLFIWNWKKMVNFKNIKAHKNVCIDCVWHPFKTSMLATASWDGTIKLWE